The window CGAGGCGAGCGCGACCAAGATGGCCCCCCGGTCCACGAGCAGGGGCACGAGTAAGCCCAGGAAGGCGAGCGGGAAGATCACGCCCACCCCGAGCGCAGCGGGATCGGGCAGGATGCCGCCCGCCAGCGCCCCGGCGAGCGTGGCCGCGTTCCACACGACATACAGGCTGAGTTCCGCGCCCAGCAGGAAGGCGAAGCTCAGGCCCCCCGGCTCGCCCGGCCCGCGCACGACCGCCATCCCGTACGCCTCGTCGGTGAGGAATTGGGCGGCGATCGCCCGTTGCGTGCGGGTCAGGGGCACCTGCCGCGCGAGGCTCAGGCCGTACAGCACATGCCGGACGTTGAGGAGAAAGGTGGTGGCGACGATGCCCAGCGCCGAGGCTCCCCCGGCGAAGAGGCCCGCCGCCGCGAACTGGGACGCTCCGGCAAAGACGGTCAGGCTCATCAGTTGGGTCTCCCCCACCCCCAACCCCGCCGCCCGCGCCGTGACCGCGTAGGCGACGGCGAAGGGGATCACGCCCAGCCACAGCGGCATCAGGGCCCGGAAGCCGCGCCAGAACGGGGGCCAGAAGGATGGGGGGGACACGGCGACCATGCCCGCGAGCCTAGCGGGCCGGGAGCGCTCCCGTCTTGAACGATCCTGCTGCGCCGGGAGCTGGGCGGAGGTACGCCCCCGGCGGCACCCCCACCACCCGCTTGAACACCCGGGTCAGGTGGGCCTGATCGGCGAACCCAGCGGTGAGGGCCGCCTCGGCGGGAGAGGCTCCGCCGTCGAGCAGGCACCGGGCGAGGCGCACGCGGGCCGTCATCTGGTAGGTGTGCGGCGGCACGCCGAGCACGGCGCTAAACGACCGCGCCAGATGCGCGGGGCTCAGGCCCACCCGCGCCGCGAGCCCGGTCAGGGTGACGCCCGCCTCCGGGTGCGCGTCGAGAAAGGCGCGGGCCTCGCCGACCGCGCGGGGAACGGGGATTATGTCCTGGCGGGGCCGAGCGTCCGCGTACCGGGCCACGAGGCGGGCCAACGCCGCGCGCAGCAGCGTCTCGCGGGCCAGGGGGGAGGCGCCGGGCCGCGTCAGGGCGGCGTGGGCGAGGCGAACGTGGGCGGCGAGGTCGGGGTCCTCCACACTGGCCTCCCGAAATCCCACCCCAGGCGCCACTCCCGCCCCGGCGAGCCAATCGGGGCCCAGGTACAGCACCCGGTAGGCCCACCCCTGGGGCGCGGCGGCCTCCCCGGTGTGGACCTCGCCGGGGGGCACCACGACCACGCTGCCCGCCGGGGCGACGACCTGCCCGCCCCGGAACCGGAAGCCCTCCGCCCCTCCCTCGATCACGCCTAGCACGAGCGCCTCGTGGGTGTGGGGCAGGAAGCGGTGGGTGACGTACCGCGCCGTCAGCGTCTCCACCTCCGGCAGGTCCGGGCTCCGGGTGAAGGTGGCGCGCTCACCCGCCGAGGTCCCAGCCCTCACGCCTCTCCCGTCCAGTCGGCGACGAGCGAGACGGGGCGGGGCAGGGTGGACAGCCGCCGGAAGGTGCCGGGCAGGTCGTCCGGTCTGACCGTGACCGCGAACAGCCGTTCCAGCAGAGGGTCGGCGCGGTCCCACAGCCACCGCGCGTAAGCGGCGTAGTCCTCCCCGTCGCTGGAGGCCGTCACGGTCAGCTCGCGGGTGTGGAAGGCGGGGGGCAGGCTCAGCGTTCCCCAGTTCCCGTCCGACAGCACGCAGGCCCGGCCCCTGGGGCGCAAGTGTTCCAGCAGCTCCGCGAAGCCCGATGGGGACGCGCTGCACTCGAACCCCACGTCGAAGGAGTCGTGGGACAGACCTCCGGGAGGCAAAGCCACGGCCCCGAACTCCTCGGCCAAGGCACGGCGCTCCTCGTCCGGTTCCAGCACGGTCACGTCCCGCACGCCCCGCCGGGTCAGGTTGAACACGGTCAGGAGGCCCAGCAATCCCACGCCAGCGACCAGCACCCGCTCGCCCGGCTGAGGGTCGACTTTGCAAACGCCCTTGTGTGTCTCCTCGCCCAGAATGGCGGCGAGGGCCACCCGGTCAGGGACGTGATCGGGAACGGGGAGTACCGTGGAAGCAGAGTGCAGCCCGCCGCTCGCATGGCCGAGTGTGGTCACCACCCGGCCTCCGGGAGTCAAGGACACCCCCTCCCCCACCGCCTCCACCACACCGAGCGTCTGGTAGCCGAGGGGGCAGGGATAAACCGCGCCGGACGCCCGGCCCTCCACCACGCTCAACTCCGACCCGACGCTCACGGCACTCAGACGGGTCCGCACCCACACCTCGCCGGGACCGGGTGGGGGTAGCACTTCCTCTTCCCAGAGGAACGTGCGTGGGGCGCTCAGCACCAGGCGGCGGACTCTCATCAGATCACCCGCCGATTGGGAAGAGTCTGACCACGGCCCAAACGCCGCTCCAGCGCGCGGACGAGGCGGGTCAGGGTGAAGGTCAGCACGAAGTACACGGCGGCGAGGACGGCGTACACCTCGAACTGGCGGTAGGTGACGCCCGTGATGTACTTGCCCTGGGCGAAGAGTTCCTGGAGGGTGACGGCGCTGGCGAGGCTGCTGCCCAAAATGAGGCTGACGAACTCGTTGCCCAGCGCGGGCAGCGCGACCCGCCACGCCTGCGGCAGCACCACGAAGCGCAGCGCCTGCGCGCGGCTCAGGCCCAGGCTCCGCGCGGCCTCGATCTGCCCAGACGGCACGCTCGTCAGGCCGCCGCGCACGATCTCACTCGTGTACGCCGCCGAGTACATCCCCAGGGCAAGCACCGCCGCCGGAAAGTCCCCCAGCGTGAGCCCCAGCGCGGGCAAGCCGTAGTACACAACGCTGAGGAGCACGATCAGCGGAATGCCGCGCACGACCTCCACGTAGGCGTTGCCGAACGCCCCCAGCACGGGCACCCGGAAGACCCGCGCCACACCCAGGGCCGTGCCCAACACCACCGACACCCCCAGCGCACACAGGCTCACGGCGAGCGTGAGGCCCAGGCCGGAGAGCAGCAGCGCCGGATAGTCACCCGCGAGGATGGTGCGGAAGCCGGTGATGAGGTCGGCCATGCCGGGCCAGTCTAATGTGCGAAAAGAAAAAACCGCCCAGTGGGGGCGGCGGGCAAGTCAAGCGGGGCGCGAGAGGCTTAAACCCAGTTCAGAGCAGCTATTCACTACTCCGATGACCATGCTCCCATAGAAACCGGAAGACGCTCCAGACCAGCGAGGCGAGGCCAATCAACTCCTTCCACGGTGTCACCCGTTTCCGTTGCTTCCTGGCTTTCCTGCGCGGCTTGGGGCGCTTTCTGGTATGCTTATGTTGAGCCATGAGCAGTACCGGGCCGGACACACCCTCTCCACAGGGCGTCCGGCCACTTCCTTTCCTGGTGAGAGGTTCGGTCGTGGGCTGACGTGACGCCCCTGCGTTCCCCGCGTTGTCATGCTGCCCGCCCGTCACTGGGCAAAGCTGAGTTACAGAAAAGGGTCTGGGCGGAATGCTCCGGGTTACAACCCAGGGATGGATAGCCCAGGCCCCCGACAGGGGCGGTGCCGATGCTTCCGTCTGAAGCGAAAGCGCCGCCGTACCGTGGTAAACTGAAAGGGCAATGGCCCCGCGCAGTTCGTACCTGCCGGGACCGTGGCAGACACCTTTCAAGGAGGTGCCGCACATCCAGACTACCACCCATCTCAAGACGTTCCGCTATCGTCTGCGCCCGACCAAAGCGCAGGAATCTGTGTTGCTGGAGCAACTGAGGTTCTGCCGCAACCTGTACAACGCCGCTCTTCAGGAGCGCCGAGACGCCTACCGCAAGGCGGGCGTATCCATCACGGCCTACGACCAGATGAAGGACCTGACCGAAATCAAAGCCGCGCTGCCGGAATACGCCGGGGTCTATTCGCAGGTGCTTCAGGACGTACTCAAGCGGCTGGACAAGGCCTTCAAGGCGTTCTTCCGCCGGGTGAAGGCGGGGCAGACGCCCGGTTATCCCAGGTTCAAGGGTGCAGGTTGGTACGACTCCATTTGCTATCCGCAGTCCGGCTTCAGCGTCTCGGCGAAGACCGCGTTCTTCTCCAAAATCGGTAACCTCCGCATCCGGCTGCACCGCCCGCTGGAAGGCAAGGTCAAGACCGCGACCATCCGTCGGGAATGCGGGGAGTGGTATGTCTCCTATGTCTGCGAGGTGCAAGCCCAGCCCCTTCCGGCTACCGGGTCGGCGGTGGGTGTGGACGTGGGTACCACATGGTTTGCCATCACCTCCGATGGGGAGTTCGTGGAGAACCCCCGCCACTTCCAGCGCGGCATGAAAAAGCTACGGGTGGCTCAGCGCGCGCTCAGTCGCCGCAAGCGCGGCTCCAATCGCCGGAAGAAGGCCAAAGCTGTTGTCGCCAAGTTGCACCGCAAGGTGGCGCGGCAGCGACTCGATTTCCACCACAAGACCGCCACCAAGCTGATTCGGGAAAACGACTTGGTGGCCCACGAAGCCCTGAACGTATCGGGGATGGGGCGAGGCAACCTCGCCCGGTCTATCCACGATGTCGGGTGGGGTCAGTTCTTCTCTCTCCTGTCCCTCAAGGCTGCAAGCGCCGGACGGACCGTCACCACCGTAGACCCCCGCTACACCTCGCAGACATGCCACGAATGCGGCCGTGCCTGCCGGGAGAACCGGATAGGGCAGGCGAAGTTTAGGTGCGTGAACTGTGGTCATACGGCGAACGCCGACCACAACGCGGCCTTGAACATCCTGGCAAGGGCCTTGCCATCAGTCCAGAACGTAGAAGTCATACGTGGACTGAGAAGCCTCGCACTTCAGTGTGTGGAGTAGGTCACTTCTGCACGATCCACTTGTTCAGGAGCTGCTGGTACTCCCCACTCGCCCGCAGCCGGGCCAACGTCCGGTTCGCGGCGGCGGCGAGGTCGCTGCCCTTGGCGAACACCATGCCGTAATCCTCGGCGGTGAGGTCCTGGCCCGCCTTGGCGTACTGGCCCGGCAGCCGCTTTTGCAGGTCGGCGACGGTGGGCGCGTCCCCGATCAGGGCGGCGATGCGGCCCGCGCGCAGGTCGGCGAGTCCGGCCGCAAAGTCGTCGTAGACCTTGATCGTCGCGCCCTTGGGCTTGAGCAGGTCGCCCGCCGCGTACTGCCCGGTCGTGTTCGCCTGCACGCCTATGGTCTTGCCCTTCACGTCGCCCGGCCAGGTGAACTTGCCCGGGTTGCCCCCCCGCACGATGAACACCTGCGCGCTGCGGTAGTACGGGGCACTGAAGGAGACCACCTTGGCGCGCTCCGGCGTGATCGTGATGCCGCTCATCGCCATGTCCACCCGGCCCGACGTGACGGCCTGGGGCATCAGGGCCCCGAAGCCCACCGAGCGGACCTCCAGCCGCACCCCGAGGTCTTTCGCCAGCGCGCGGGCAATGTCGATGTCGAAGCCCTGCACCTCGCCGCCTGGCCCCTTGAACTCGAAGGGCGCGAAGGTCGGGTCGGTGCCCAGCACGAGCACACCTTTTTTCTTCACCTGGGCGACCGTCGCGGCGAGCGACGCGGAGGACAGGACCAGGGCCGACAGCACCAGCAGCGCACGCTTCATGGCACCAGCATAGGCGAGCGTCGCCTAAACTTTTCCGCATGGACTGGCCCCCGCCCGCCGACTTCGTCTATGGGGGAGTGCTGCCGCCGCCAACGGAGTGGAAGAAGCCGGGGTTGGTGATGGTCTTCAACCTGGAGTGCCCGGCCTGCGTGTCCCGCGGCATTCCCTTCCTGCAGCGTCTCCACACCGAGTTTGGCGGCCAGGTGGAGCTGATGGGCCTGCACACCAGCCGGGGCCACCGCCTCCTCTCGCGGGAGGACGTGGAGCCGACGCTGGTGAAGTTTGTCCGGGACTTCGCGCGCCTGCCCTTCCCCGTCGCCCTCGACCTCAGTGGCGACCTCGCCCGCGCGTGGGGGACGGAGGGCACGCCCCACTGGCTGGCCTTCGCGCCGGGCGGCGAGCTGCTGCGGAGCGTGTACGGCAGCCAGGAGAACGCGCAGACCCGCCTCCAGTACCTGCTGGAGGAGCAGGTCGGGGGTGGGCCGGGAGAGGGTTAGTTGGCGTCGGAGGTGGGCTGAGAAGGGAGAAAGATGCCTGTTTTCAGATTGCGGAGCGGGACATTGGTAATGCGGACGAGGAGGGCCGGGATGCGCCCACCGCCGGGATAAGGACTGAGCTGGGCGGGACTGGTGACGAAGCGGAGGTTTGATGGTTGACCGTAGAAAGTGGCTGTTCCGTCAGGACCCACTGGTGCCGCATCAGCCAAATATTGTGCCCACCCCGATCCTCTTTCCGTCACGAGCATGGCGACTTCGCCCAGCTTGAGCCCGGTCTGAATCTTGTGACTTACGGGAACATACGAGGTAATCGTCAATGACGACGCACCATAAGGACCATTCAAGAGACTACGACGGTTGATTCCCCCCACATTTATCGGCTGGCCCTTATCCATCGTCCCCAGAACGACATTGACCAGCGTGGGAAGCAGGGCCGGGTAAAAATCCACTCCATTCACTGGCGCAGCCGCACTTCCCAGTTGAAGGCGTTCGGAACCCAGAGTCAGCAGAGGATTATCGTAGCCCCTGAGTTGAAGTTGAGGAGTGACGGCTTCCCGGATAGCAATGGCAATCGGTGCAGCCGCCTGCACATACCCCTGCCCCCCCTGTTGGAACTCAGGATCAATAGTCAGGCGTGTTCCGCTAGGGTAACGAACGTTCAGCGAGCCGGATGAGAGGACATCCGCAGTCATCCCACTCGCTTCAAGAGCCTTCTTGAGATCGCTCAAGCTGATGAATGCCCCTTTGTAGAGGGCCGGATCATCCTGGACAGCGCAGGCAGTGGTGTCCTCTGCACTACTCGTCTTTGGCAAAGCACCTTTTGCTGCCGACTCTACGATACAAATGGGAACTGTTGGTGGGCGAGAAGATAGGGCAGGCAACACCACCGTCCGCTCCCCCCCACCCCCCGCCAGCGCATACAGCGCGGCACTCAGGGCCAGGGCGGCGACACCAGCGGACAACAGCAATTTGGGCATGAGGTACACCTGGGTCATTCCGGCGGTCACGCGAGTTGGCGGGCCGAGTTCGCGGAGCGCCTGGGCGAGAGCTTCCTGCGGCGGAGCACCGAGCGCGCAGAGATGATCCGCGCGCGTCAGCACGTGTTCTTCCAGCTCGTCCCACAGTTCCTGCTGCCGGGCTTTCGGCAAACCCCACGTCGCGCGGCGCAGATAGGCGGTCAGGGCGGTGGGCGTGCCCGTCCGGGAGGTCACAGGTCAGCCCCCCGCCAGGCGCCACACGGCTCCAGTAAAGGCGCGGAACTCCTCGCGCTTGGCCCGCAGCACCTCGCGGCCCCGGTCGGTCAGGGCGTAGTACTTGCGCGGCTTGCCGTTGCGCCCGACCTCGCCGAATTGGGGGGCGAGCAGTCCCTCCTGTTCCAGGCGGTGGAGGGCCGGGTAGAGGCTCCCCTCCTTAAAATCGAAGTAACCGTCCGTGCGGTTCCGCGCCTCCTGGATAATGGCAAAGCCGTACAGGGGCCGCGCCTCCAGGATGGAGAGCAGGATCAGGTCGAGATTGCCGCGCAGCAGGTCGGGGTTCATAGTCCTCCTGGGTGGACCGTCGGCCGCGCGGCGTCCCGTGCAGTTGCCGGCCCTACAAAGCCTTGACTGTCTACATAGTTCGCCTGAGGAGTGGACTTGTCAAGCCCAGCTTGTCTGGGGAGTGGGTGGTAGGTTGTCACTGTGCGATCCTGGATGCTCGAGGCCCCGCAGATGCACCTTCCCGGGGGTGTCCAGGAGCAATTTCGGGGCGTACTGGAGGAGTTGAATCCCCAGCTTCTCCCGGAATGTCTCCCCCGCTGGGTCTTCCTGGAATGGCTGGCGCGCGGGGGCTGGCTGCTCCACGGCTCGGCCTGCGGCGACCTGACCCTGTTCGAGCCGCGCACGCCGCACGACCTCAGCCCCGATGAGTTCAGTAAACGCACGGGCGTCTTCGCCGCGTCGGACGGCCTGTGGGCGTTGATGTACGCGCTGCGGGACCGCTCTCGCGTCCGGCGGATGCTGAACTCGGCGCTGCAAGTGTGGGAGGGGAACCGCTGGTCGCGGATGCGCTACTTCCTCTCGTTTGCCCCACAGGACCCGGCAGTCACGGACGGGCGCTCACTCCTCGCCCCCGGCTTCGTGTACGTGTTGCCGCCGGACGGCTTCGAACAAATGCCGCCGTACGAGTGGCCGGGCGTGGGGCGGGTGCGCGAACCGCACTGGGTCAATCCGAATCCAGTCAAGCCCCTCTTGTGCGTCCCTGTCTCGCCCGCTGATTTCCCACTGCCCGTGCGGGTTCACGACGCGACGCGGGTGGTCGCCCTCTCGCAAACTGACCCCTGGGGCTTCCCCTGGCTGAGCGAGAATGGGGCGTGACCGACCCGCACCTGCACACTCTCCTCTCCCTGACGGCTGCTGACGCGCTGGGCGCCGCGACCGAGTTCAAGACACCCGAGGCGATTCGCGCCCGCTACGGCCAGACCTTGAGCGACTATCAGCCTGGCAGCGTATTCGGCTTCGCCCCCGGCGAGGCGACCGACGACAGCCAGATGACGGTGGCAACCCTGCTGGGTTACGCGCGGGGTGAGGGGCCAGAGGGCGTGCTGGCAGCCCTGCGCGCCTGGCTAGCAGCCGGGCCACCGGATGTGGGAGGACTGACCCGCGCCGCCCTCGCATCCGGGACCCTTGACGGCGGGGCAAGGGCCTGGGCCGGGAGCGGCTTCCAGAGTGCCGGAAACGGCGGCCTCATGCGGATTGCGGCGGTGTGGATCGCGGGGTTCAGGGGAGAGGCCCTGGCGCGAGAGTCAGCGATTATCACGGCCCTCACGCACGCCGACCCGCGCTGCGTGTACGCGGGCGTCTTTCTGACAGCTCTTCTGGAAGCCCTGCACGCGGGCCAGCCCTACCGGGAGGCGGCGGGGGCGGCCCTGCGCGTGATGGATAGTCTGGACGCCCGGCGCACGCTGCTGGATCAGGGGATTTTCGGACTGACCACAAGGGCGGCTCACGACGCTTTCCAGAAGCAGGAGCGTGAGGCCCGCGCGGCAATTCGCGCCCGCGTCCGCTCCGGGCTGGACGGTCACCTCACCTCTCAGAGCGGCTACGTGCTGGACACGCTGGAGGCTGCCGTCGCCCACGCCCGCGCCGACTCCTGGCTCGCCTGCATAGAACCCGCCGTGCTGGGCGGCGACGACAGCGACACCGTGGCGTGTGTGGTCGGGGCCATCGCCGGAGCGCGGGGATTGGAGATTCCGGCCCACCTCCTCCCGCCGCTGCGGCTGGGACACACCTGGCCGGGCTGGGAACGCGGCTGGGCCTGCACCGAACACTTCCCCGCCGTGGTGGAGGGCGCACGTGACCGAGGCTGAGTTCCTGCACACCGTCCGCCTCAACCCGGTCAACGCGGCGATCCTCGACCGCCTGCCGGAACTGCGGGCACCACAGGCACACCTCGTCGCCGGGGCGCTCTTCCAGACGGTGTGGAACGTGCGGAGTGGCCAGTCCCCGGAAGCCCACATCCGCGACTACGACCTCTTCTACTGGGACGCCGACATGAGCTACGAGGCGGAAGACAGGGTCATTCGCGGCGCCGCCGCCCTCTTCGCCGACCTGGGTGCCCGCATTGAGGTCCGCAACCAGGCCCGCGTCCACCTGTGGTTTCCGCAGAAATTCGGCCTGACCCGCCCACCCCTGCGTTCCGCCCGTGAGGGCATCGACCAATTTCTGGTGGAATGCACCTGTGTCGGCGTGGACGAGCGCGGCACGGTTTATGCCCCCTACGGCCTGGCCGACCTTGCCGCAGGCCACCTGCGCCCCAACCCCCTGAATCACACACCCGGCCTGTACGCGGCGAAAGTGGCCGACTACCGCCAGCGCTGGCCGTGGCTGCGGGAGATGGGGGGCGAGGAGGATAAGTAGCGCCAACTGGCACTTCCCAGCCCTCTGCCTGAACTCTTGGAACCGCTTGAAAACGATGTCGGGAGCAGGGTCCATAGGGCAAGCGTTGCCTGCTACCCCCCACCCAGCCTCCCCCACAAGGGGGAAGGGGCAAAAAGAGCTAAAGCCCTCGCTTCCTAAAACCGTCTACTGTGGACGGCCAACTCCCACTCCTCGGCTTACTCTCGCACCGCCTTCACCACGTCGGCTCGCGCAGCGAGACGGTGGGCCCGTGACTCGTGAACAGCAAGATCAAACATTGCGCGCAGAGAGAAACGGCCACAGACGCGATGGGCCGAGCCCCTTGCCGAGCGCAGCGGAAAGCTCCCCCTGCCCCCTCTGGGGGTAGGGGGCTGGGGGGTGGGGGTAACTCGCAGCAAGATCCCCTGCCCCCTCAAGCAAACCGAACCCGATTCGCATACGCCGCAATCTGCCCCGCCGTCCACAACACTTCCCGGACGTGTTCCAGCAGCAACTCCTCGACCACCCGCCCCTGCACCCGCATCGCCAGATGCTCGGGCTTCAAGGCCCGCACCGCCTGAACTTCCCACTCCGAGAGCCGCGTGAGCCCGGCGTCGTCCGGCGGCGCGGCCATTCCCGTGACCTGCGCGATCCTCGCCCAGAGTGCCCGCTTGCTGCCCGTGAGCCCCGCCACGAGTCCCGCAATGCGCGGCGGAGGCTGCCCGTCGGCCAGCGACAGAGCCGCCCGAATGCTGTAATGCGGCCCGTTCTGCGCCCCTTCGAGCAGCCGGGCAAGGTCCTGCGGCGCAAGAGCCACGGCGCTCACCGCACCAGCCGGAAGGTGTCACCCTCCCGGGTCAGGCGGCCCGACTCCAGCATCCGGCGCGTGACGGCGCGGGCCTGCTCCTCGGAAAGGGGCGAGGAGGCACCCAGGTCCCCCAGGGTGAACTGCCCGCCCTTGCGGTAGGCCAGCCGCAGCACCATACGCTCCTGCACGTCCCCCCGCTCGGCGCTGCCCACCCGCGACCCGAACGCCCGCCACACCAGCCAGGCGACGAGGACGCCGATCAGGAGCGCGACCGGCACCATCCGCAGGGCGAGGTCGGGGTCGGCGACTCGCTCGCCCAGGGCCGCCAGGTTCCGCCGCGCCGCCTCCACCGCCGCCGCACTCGCCCCGCTCGCGGCGAGGTCCTTCACGTCGCCCCGCTCCCGGAGGTAGTGCATCACACCCGCCGTGTCTCCCCGCACGTAAAAGGCGCTGTAGGCGATCAGGGCGGCACTCAGGCCCGCGATCAGGGTGACGGCGGCACGCGGCACATTCATGGGGCCATGCTAGCGGGCCGGGCCGGGGTTGTCGGCGCCCGGGCTCACGGTGAAGTCACGCCCCCCGCCTGTTACCCTGCCCCTCATGGCCCGCCGCGTGAATCCCATCCAGGACCGGGCGCGGCGCGCGGCGCTGGAGAAGGCGGCGTACCTGGCGATCTACGAGCGGGGCTACACGGGCGTGACGCTGGCCGATATTGCCGGGTACGCGGGCGTCAGCAAGGGGACGCTCGCCTACCACTTCGGCAGCCGGGCGGGCCTGCTGGCGGCGGTCATGCGCCGCTTCACCCGCACGATCACGGCGGCGACCCGGCGGGCGCTGCGGCAGGCGACCACCCCCGAGGCCAAGCTCGCCGCCTACGTCGAGAACCAGTTCTACGGGGTGGAGAACACCCGGCGCTTCTACACGGTGTCGCTGGACTTCCTGGCGGCGGCCACCCGTGACCCCGAACTCATGGCCGTGCAGCGCGACTTCCTGCGGGGGACCCTGGCCCTCGACCTCGAACTCGCCCGGCTGGCGGGGGAGGCGGGCGCCGAGGAGCGGGCGCGGCTGCTGCGGGCGCTCGTCGAGGGCCTGAGCGTGCGCTTTCTGGCCGACCCCGAGCCGGATCTGCAGACCTACCGGGCCGAGTGTCTGCGGGGCCTCAGGGCGATTCTGGGGTGGGGCGGCTAGGTGAGGGACAGCCCCTCCAGCGCCGCCGCGATCCGCCGTGCCCCCTCCACCAGCCGGGGACCAGGGCGCCCCAGGCCGCTCTCGGGCACGGGGACGACGGGAATGCCCAGCCCGCGCGCCTCGATCACCTCGGGCCGGAGCTTCTTGGCCCCGCACCATGAGCAGACGATCAGGTCGGGTTGCGCGGCCTGAACTTCCTCCAGGGTGAGGGGGGAACTGCGGCCCGGACGTTCCCCCAGGGCGTTCACCGCGCCC is drawn from Deinococcus aerius and contains these coding sequences:
- a CDS encoding AzlC family ABC transporter permease, whose translation is MVAVSPPSFWPPFWRGFRALMPLWLGVIPFAVAYAVTARAAGLGVGETQLMSLTVFAGASQFAAAGLFAGGASALGIVATTFLLNVRHVLYGLSLARQVPLTRTQRAIAAQFLTDEAYGMAVVRGPGEPGGLSFAFLLGAELSLYVVWNAATLAGALAGGILPDPAALGVGVIFPLAFLGLLVPLLVDRGAILVALASGLGAWGLSRVLPGGLVVLLAGVGGALLGAFLVTRGEKA
- a CDS encoding AraC family transcriptional regulator; its protein translation is MRAGTSAGERATFTRSPDLPEVETLTARYVTHRFLPHTHEALVLGVIEGGAEGFRFRGGQVVAPAGSVVVVPPGEVHTGEAAAPQGWAYRVLYLGPDWLAGAGVAPGVGFREASVEDPDLAAHVRLAHAALTRPGASPLARETLLRAALARLVARYADARPRQDIIPVPRAVGEARAFLDAHPEAGVTLTGLAARVGLSPAHLARSFSAVLGVPPHTYQMTARVRLARCLLDGGASPAEAALTAGFADQAHLTRVFKRVVGVPPGAYLRPAPGAAGSFKTGALPAR
- a CDS encoding zinc-dependent alcohol dehydrogenase, with the protein product MRVRRLVLSAPRTFLWEEEVLPPPGPGEVWVRTRLSAVSVGSELSVVEGRASGAVYPCPLGYQTLGVVEAVGEGVSLTPGGRVVTTLGHASGGLHSASTVLPVPDHVPDRVALAAILGEETHKGVCKVDPQPGERVLVAGVGLLGLLTVFNLTRRGVRDVTVLEPDEERRALAEEFGAVALPPGGLSHDSFDVGFECSASPSGFAELLEHLRPRGRACVLSDGNWGTLSLPPAFHTRELTVTASSDGEDYAAYARWLWDRADPLLERLFAVTVRPDDLPGTFRRLSTLPRPVSLVADWTGEA
- a CDS encoding amino acid ABC transporter permease, coding for MADLITGFRTILAGDYPALLLSGLGLTLAVSLCALGVSVVLGTALGVARVFRVPVLGAFGNAYVEVVRGIPLIVLLSVVYYGLPALGLTLGDFPAAVLALGMYSAAYTSEIVRGGLTSVPSGQIEAARSLGLSRAQALRFVVLPQAWRVALPALGNEFVSLILGSSLASAVTLQELFAQGKYITGVTYRQFEVYAVLAAVYFVLTFTLTRLVRALERRLGRGQTLPNRRVI
- a CDS encoding RNA-guided endonuclease InsQ/TnpB family protein; translated protein: MAPRSSYLPGPWQTPFKEVPHIQTTTHLKTFRYRLRPTKAQESVLLEQLRFCRNLYNAALQERRDAYRKAGVSITAYDQMKDLTEIKAALPEYAGVYSQVLQDVLKRLDKAFKAFFRRVKAGQTPGYPRFKGAGWYDSICYPQSGFSVSAKTAFFSKIGNLRIRLHRPLEGKVKTATIRRECGEWYVSYVCEVQAQPLPATGSAVGVDVGTTWFAITSDGEFVENPRHFQRGMKKLRVAQRALSRRKRGSNRRKKAKAVVAKLHRKVARQRLDFHHKTATKLIRENDLVAHEALNVSGMGRGNLARSIHDVGWGQFFSLLSLKAASAGRTVTTVDPRYTSQTCHECGRACRENRIGQAKFRCVNCGHTANADHNAALNILARALPSVQNVEVIRGLRSLALQCVE
- a CDS encoding ABC transporter substrate-binding protein, with translation MKRALLVLSALVLSSASLAATVAQVKKKGVLVLGTDPTFAPFEFKGPGGEVQGFDIDIARALAKDLGVRLEVRSVGFGALMPQAVTSGRVDMAMSGITITPERAKVVSFSAPYYRSAQVFIVRGGNPGKFTWPGDVKGKTIGVQANTTGQYAAGDLLKPKGATIKVYDDFAAGLADLRAGRIAALIGDAPTVADLQKRLPGQYAKAGQDLTAEDYGMVFAKGSDLAAAANRTLARLRASGEYQQLLNKWIVQK
- a CDS encoding TlpA family protein disulfide reductase, with protein sequence MDWPPPADFVYGGVLPPPTEWKKPGLVMVFNLECPACVSRGIPFLQRLHTEFGGQVELMGLHTSRGHRLLSREDVEPTLVKFVRDFARLPFPVALDLSGDLARAWGTEGTPHWLAFAPGGELLRSVYGSQENAQTRLQYLLEEQVGGGPGEG
- a CDS encoding permease prefix domain 1-containing protein translates to MTSRTGTPTALTAYLRRATWGLPKARQQELWDELEEHVLTRADHLCALGAPPQEALAQALRELGPPTRVTAGMTQVYLMPKLLLSAGVAALALSAALYALAGGGGERTVVLPALSSRPPTVPICIVESAAKGALPKTSSAEDTTACAVQDDPALYKGAFISLSDLKKALEASGMTADVLSSGSLNVRYPSGTRLTIDPEFQQGGQGYVQAAAPIAIAIREAVTPQLQLRGYDNPLLTLGSERLQLGSAAAPVNGVDFYPALLPTLVNVVLGTMDKGQPINVGGINRRSLLNGPYGASSLTITSYVPVSHKIQTGLKLGEVAMLVTERGSGWAQYLADAAPVGPDGTATFYGQPSNLRFVTSPAQLSPYPGGGRIPALLVRITNVPLRNLKTGIFLPSQPTSDAN
- a CDS encoding PadR family transcriptional regulator is translated as MNPDLLRGNLDLILLSILEARPLYGFAIIQEARNRTDGYFDFKEGSLYPALHRLEQEGLLAPQFGEVGRNGKPRKYYALTDRGREVLRAKREEFRAFTGAVWRLAGG
- a CDS encoding ADP-ribosylglycohydrolase family protein, coding for MTDPHLHTLLSLTAADALGAATEFKTPEAIRARYGQTLSDYQPGSVFGFAPGEATDDSQMTVATLLGYARGEGPEGVLAALRAWLAAGPPDVGGLTRAALASGTLDGGARAWAGSGFQSAGNGGLMRIAAVWIAGFRGEALARESAIITALTHADPRCVYAGVFLTALLEALHAGQPYREAAGAALRVMDSLDARRTLLDQGIFGLTTRAAHDAFQKQEREARAAIRARVRSGLDGHLTSQSGYVLDTLEAAVAHARADSWLACIEPAVLGGDDSDTVACVVGAIAGARGLEIPAHLLPPLRLGHTWPGWERGWACTEHFPAVVEGARDRG
- a CDS encoding nucleotidyltransferase family protein, coding for MTEAEFLHTVRLNPVNAAILDRLPELRAPQAHLVAGALFQTVWNVRSGQSPEAHIRDYDLFYWDADMSYEAEDRVIRGAAALFADLGARIEVRNQARVHLWFPQKFGLTRPPLRSAREGIDQFLVECTCVGVDERGTVYAPYGLADLAAGHLRPNPLNHTPGLYAAKVADYRQRWPWLREMGGEEDK